Proteins from one Desulfonema limicola genomic window:
- a CDS encoding ATP-binding protein, with product MRISVRFRLVLIFTIVIIVPLAIITSVNLWFTLNRLEKDFEAESIKALDRARSIIVEYTQNAENTALLLAETGEIKEGIKTKDIQDYLDARHDSLFTAIIEIFDRDKNLLARTHASEPGIDIFFTRTDDSIISDTLNLEEHTKYKIYEKGTALKAPAPVVNFETLETTGAVIVTYPFNVRMLQKIKDRIKAEVSFQWSTKGDIVTTFQDQNGNTLTQAWQGSISDYRLVEDKTICKKERIESVRYAVSYTCLKNFDSQIIGIISTAVNSSAIDHNKQMTLKIILISSIVVFILAVITGFLTARSFTLPIYQLLNAIRSITRGNLEERVNILKNDEIGDLARAFNEMTSELQEKQESLQKANEKYRVIFENAVEGIFQSTPNGQFINVNPALVKMLKYESQNEMINSIQNFPKQIIINPDEFDAVLQQLKKKEQVIGAEMLLRCKDKTQIWGAVSVRTIRDDYGNLMFYEGSFVDITEHKKIEKAERERKAAEAANQAKSIFLANMSHEIRTPMNAILGFSEILLNSSRNSEEKRLLKTIYSSGQSLLTLINDILDLSKIESGKFELYWEPVSIERLFNEIYQIFSYKALEKGLEIQINIENNIPGIISDETRLRQILINLTGNAVKFTDKGYIQIRAQGKQAGVDMIDLILEIKDTGTGIPEDQQERIFESFQQLTGQKAVQYGGTGLGLSISKRLTEMMGGKISVVSKVGKGSIFRLEFPGLKISDLKDQKNHSISDKEENKDSEIIFEPAVILVADDIGYNRELIKAYLVKTELKIIESENGRQSWDLIQDHHIDFILTDIRMPEMDGYETAYLIKKSEKFKHIPIVAMTASAMKEDAFKIESIFDGYLAKPLKKNQLVTELKKHLAWKSVLEPKAEKDYGEKDRIEDKENISQEIKARLPELIKILEDEFIARWHEIKDVFFLDDIAEFANSLKLLGEQYCLNFLKEYGENMYLRTESIEIDVIEKLMNEFPRLIAKIKNI from the coding sequence ATGAGAATTTCAGTCAGGTTTAGACTGGTTCTGATTTTTACAATTGTTATTATAGTGCCCCTGGCAATAATTACATCTGTGAATCTCTGGTTTACCTTAAACCGGCTTGAAAAGGATTTTGAGGCTGAAAGCATTAAAGCCCTTGACAGGGCACGAAGTATAATTGTTGAATATACCCAAAATGCTGAAAATACAGCATTGCTTCTGGCTGAAACAGGTGAAATTAAAGAAGGTATAAAAACAAAAGATATTCAGGATTATCTTGATGCAAGGCATGATTCGTTGTTTACAGCCATTATTGAAATCTTTGACAGAGATAAAAATCTTCTTGCCCGAACCCATGCTTCAGAACCCGGCATAGATATTTTTTTTACCAGGACTGATGACAGCATTATTTCAGATACCCTTAATCTTGAAGAACATACAAAATATAAAATTTATGAAAAAGGCACAGCCCTGAAAGCTCCTGCACCTGTTGTTAATTTTGAAACCCTTGAAACTACTGGGGCTGTTATTGTAACTTATCCTTTTAATGTAAGAATGCTCCAGAAAATCAAAGACAGGATTAAGGCGGAAGTAAGCTTTCAATGGAGTACAAAAGGAGATATTGTAACCACATTTCAGGATCAAAACGGAAACACCCTTACCCAGGCATGGCAAGGTTCTATTTCTGATTACAGATTGGTGGAAGATAAAACAATCTGTAAAAAAGAGCGTATTGAATCAGTTCGTTATGCTGTATCCTATACATGTTTAAAAAACTTTGACAGCCAGATTATCGGCATAATATCCACAGCAGTAAACTCATCTGCTATTGACCACAATAAGCAGATGACATTAAAGATAATCCTTATAAGTTCAATTGTTGTATTTATCCTGGCTGTAATCACAGGGTTTCTCACAGCCCGCTCTTTTACTCTTCCTATTTATCAATTACTTAATGCAATCAGGTCTATTACCAGGGGAAACCTGGAAGAGCGGGTTAATATTTTAAAAAATGATGAGATTGGAGACCTGGCACGGGCATTTAATGAAATGACATCAGAATTACAGGAAAAGCAGGAATCACTTCAAAAAGCAAATGAAAAATACCGGGTTATTTTTGAAAATGCTGTTGAAGGTATTTTTCAAAGTACCCCTAATGGACAGTTTATCAATGTAAACCCTGCCCTGGTTAAAATGCTGAAATATGAATCTCAAAATGAAATGATAAATTCCATTCAAAATTTCCCAAAACAAATTATTATTAATCCTGATGAATTTGATGCAGTTTTACAGCAGCTAAAAAAAAAAGAACAGGTTATTGGCGCGGAAATGCTGCTGCGCTGTAAAGATAAAACCCAAATCTGGGGAGCTGTATCTGTAAGAACCATAAGAGACGATTATGGCAATCTCATGTTTTATGAAGGTTCATTTGTCGATATTACAGAGCATAAGAAAATAGAAAAAGCAGAAAGGGAGCGGAAAGCGGCTGAAGCAGCTAATCAGGCAAAAAGTATTTTCCTGGCAAATATGAGTCATGAAATCAGGACACCAATGAATGCAATCCTGGGTTTTTCTGAAATACTTCTTAACAGCAGCCGCAATAGTGAAGAGAAAAGACTTCTTAAAACAATATATTCCAGCGGACAATCCCTGCTTACACTTATAAATGATATTCTTGATCTGTCCAAAATTGAATCTGGAAAATTTGAGCTGTATTGGGAGCCGGTAAGTATTGAGCGCCTTTTTAATGAAATATACCAGATTTTTTCATATAAAGCCCTGGAAAAAGGCTTGGAGATACAGATAAACATTGAAAATAATATCCCTGGCATTATTTCTGATGAAACCCGTTTAAGACAGATACTTATAAATCTGACAGGCAATGCTGTTAAATTTACTGACAAAGGATATATCCAGATTAGGGCACAAGGAAAACAGGCAGGTGTGGATATGATAGACCTGATCCTGGAAATCAAAGATACAGGCACAGGTATTCCTGAAGATCAGCAGGAAAGAATATTTGAAAGTTTTCAGCAGCTGACAGGACAAAAAGCAGTTCAATACGGAGGTACAGGACTTGGGCTGTCAATCTCAAAAAGATTAACAGAGATGATGGGCGGAAAGATAAGTGTTGTAAGTAAAGTTGGAAAAGGATCAATATTCAGGCTTGAATTTCCAGGACTGAAAATATCTGATTTAAAGGATCAAAAAAATCATTCTATTTCAGATAAAGAGGAAAATAAAGATAGTGAAATTATATTTGAACCAGCAGTAATTCTTGTTGCTGATGATATTGGTTATAACAGGGAGTTAATAAAAGCCTATCTTGTCAAGACAGAGCTGAAAATAATAGAATCTGAAAATGGCAGGCAGTCATGGGATTTAATACAGGATCATCATATAGATTTTATTCTCACTGATATCAGAATGCCTGAAATGGATGGATATGAAACAGCATATCTGATAAAAAAAAGTGAAAAATTTAAACATATTCCCATTGTAGCCATGACTGCATCTGCAATGAAAGAAGATGCTTTTAAAATAGAGTCGATTTTTGACGGATACCTTGCTAAACCCTTAAAAAAAAATCAGCTTGTGACAGAATTAAAAAAGCATCTTGCCTGGAAATCTGTGCTTGAACCTAAAGCTGAAAAAGATTATGGTGAAAAAGACAGGATTGAAGATAAAGAAAATATTTCCCAGGAAATAAAAGCCAGGCTGCCTGAATTAATAAAGATACTGGAGGATGAGTTTATTGCCAGGTGGCATGAAATAAAAGATGTATTTTTCCTTGATGATATTGCTGAGTTTGCAAATAGTTTAAAACTGCTGGGAGAACAATACTGCTTAAACTTTTTAAAAGAATATGGTGAAAACATGTATTTGAGAACTGAAAGCATAGAAATTGACGTAATAGAAAAACTAATGAATGAATTTCCACGACTAATTGCAAAAATAAAAAATATTTGA
- a CDS encoding ABC transporter substrate-binding protein has translation MKLSLMSGLLLILIAGNFAFAQNEPKKGGTIIWGRGADSVSLDPARPIDNESIKVTANIFEGLVRYKDGSTEVEPALAESWETSADEKQWIFHLRKGVFFHDNTPFNADSVVFSFLRQIDPHHPFYRKDFGYADFTFKYVKTVESVDEYTVKIVLESAYAPFLQNLAMFFASPIISPEAMKKWGDEFEKHPVGTGPFIFSQWIPNDRIILEKNTKYWAEPPLPDKLVFKSIPNNNSRLLAFKTAAIDCMDGISPKAAHEIEADRSLNLISWAGLNISYLAMNTQKKPFDNIKVRRAVNHAVNKQNLVKFFYKGSAIPAKSPVPPLLWGYNENIKDYEYNPDKARQLLKEAGFENGFKTTLWAMPVPRPYMPQPKEIARAIKGNLASVGIMAEIVSDMDWGTYLAKLMNGEHDMGMLGWVTDNGDPDNFLYVLLDKDNAVPPKATNIALFCNENIHEILKKAQQVSKKEERIRLYQSAQEIVHEQAPWFTIANIRQFIAHRKNIHGLAQHPTGIIRLNRAWVE, from the coding sequence ATGAAGCTTTCATTAATGTCAGGGCTGTTATTGATACTTATTGCCGGTAATTTTGCATTTGCACAAAATGAACCAAAAAAAGGAGGAACAATTATCTGGGGCCGTGGTGCAGATTCTGTATCACTTGATCCTGCCAGGCCCATTGATAATGAATCTATAAAGGTTACTGCAAATATCTTTGAAGGCCTGGTAAGATACAAGGATGGTTCCACAGAGGTTGAACCTGCTCTTGCTGAGTCCTGGGAAACCTCGGCAGATGAAAAACAATGGATTTTCCATCTGCGCAAAGGAGTATTTTTTCACGATAACACGCCTTTTAACGCTGATTCTGTTGTTTTTTCCTTTTTAAGACAGATTGATCCCCATCACCCTTTTTACCGCAAGGATTTTGGATATGCTGATTTTACCTTTAAATATGTAAAAACAGTGGAATCTGTTGATGAATATACTGTAAAGATAGTTCTCGAATCTGCTTATGCTCCTTTTTTGCAAAATCTTGCCATGTTTTTTGCATCTCCAATAATCAGCCCTGAAGCAATGAAAAAATGGGGAGATGAATTTGAAAAACACCCTGTGGGAACCGGACCTTTTATTTTTTCCCAGTGGATTCCCAATGACCGTATTATTCTTGAAAAAAACACAAAATACTGGGCAGAACCCCCTCTGCCTGACAAGCTTGTATTTAAATCCATTCCAAACAACAACAGCAGGCTCCTGGCATTTAAAACTGCAGCAATAGACTGCATGGACGGCATAAGTCCCAAAGCAGCCCATGAGATAGAAGCTGACAGATCATTAAATCTTATATCATGGGCAGGTTTGAATATAAGTTATCTGGCAATGAATACCCAGAAAAAACCTTTTGACAATATAAAAGTAAGACGGGCTGTTAATCATGCTGTAAATAAACAAAATCTTGTTAAATTTTTTTATAAAGGTTCTGCAATTCCTGCAAAATCCCCTGTTCCCCCCCTTCTTTGGGGTTATAATGAAAACATCAAAGATTATGAATATAATCCTGACAAAGCCAGGCAGCTTTTAAAAGAAGCAGGCTTTGAAAATGGATTTAAAACAACACTTTGGGCCATGCCTGTGCCCCGGCCTTATATGCCTCAGCCCAAAGAGATTGCAAGAGCCATTAAAGGAAACCTGGCATCTGTGGGCATTATGGCTGAAATTGTATCTGATATGGACTGGGGAACATATCTTGCAAAACTCATGAACGGAGAGCATGATATGGGTATGCTGGGATGGGTTACAGATAACGGGGACCCCGACAATTTTCTTTATGTACTCTTAGATAAGGATAACGCTGTTCCACCAAAAGCAACCAATATTGCATTATTCTGCAATGAAAATATTCATGAAATTTTAAAAAAAGCCCAGCAGGTTTCAAAAAAAGAAGAACGCATCAGGCTTTATCAGTCTGCCCAGGAAATAGTGCATGAACAGGCTCCCTGGTTTACTATTGCCAATATCCGCCAGTTTATAGCTCACAGGAAAAATATTCACGGCCTGGCACAGCATCCAACAGGAATAATTCGATTAAACAGGGCATGGGTTGAATAA
- a CDS encoding ABC transporter substrate-binding protein — protein MKFFFKIIINSRFLFLVLSTLVLILNGDNLKTAFAVHDADQPKKQYGGELIIAQNADLVTMDPALASDMESAKIMACIFQGLVTYEDDSTEIKPMLASSWEVHDNGKIWIFNLHKNIKFHDGTPCNAEAVVFSFLRQIDPRHPFYRKDFGYAAFAFKYVQAVEAENEYSVKFCLEKPFAPFLYNLAMVFASPVVSPSAIKKWGHEFEKNPVGTGPFMFETRIPGDRVILKKNSDYWGKPPYLDKLVFRSIPNIAIRFKEFQNGKIHVMDGISPVDVKSIEQLPERRLSMQPGLTIGYLAMNTQKPPFDNLKVRQAVNYAINKENLVRLTYKGFALKAKNPIPPSLWGYNDNIDDYEYMPEKARELLKEAGYEKGFNTTLMTMSVSRPYMSQPAKVARAIKGNLAGVGIMADIVYEYDWKEYLKKVQNGEHEMCMYGWIGDNGDPDNFFYVLLDKDNAVKPVAQNLAFFKNEDLHKILIKAQQSSDRQERINLYMQAQEIIHDQAPWVPIAHNQQIGAYHKNVHDLIFHPTGIIKFDKVWME, from the coding sequence ATGAAATTTTTTTTTAAAATTATAATAAATTCCCGTTTCTTGTTTCTTGTTTTATCTACTTTAGTATTGATATTAAATGGAGATAACCTGAAAACTGCGTTTGCAGTTCATGATGCTGACCAGCCCAAAAAGCAATACGGCGGCGAGCTTATTATTGCCCAAAATGCAGATCTTGTAACAATGGATCCTGCTTTAGCCAGTGATATGGAATCAGCAAAAATTATGGCATGTATATTTCAGGGACTGGTTACCTATGAAGATGATTCAACTGAAATAAAACCCATGCTGGCTTCTTCTTGGGAAGTTCATGATAATGGGAAAATATGGATATTTAATCTTCATAAAAATATTAAATTTCATGATGGAACACCTTGTAATGCCGAGGCAGTTGTTTTTTCATTTTTAAGACAGATTGATCCCCGGCATCCTTTTTACAGGAAGGATTTTGGATATGCTGCTTTTGCTTTTAAATATGTTCAAGCAGTAGAAGCTGAAAATGAATACAGTGTTAAATTCTGCCTGGAAAAACCTTTTGCTCCATTCCTCTATAATCTTGCAATGGTTTTTGCATCACCTGTTGTCAGCCCCAGTGCAATAAAAAAATGGGGACATGAGTTTGAAAAAAATCCTGTGGGTACAGGCCCTTTTATGTTTGAAACAAGGATACCTGGAGATCGGGTTATCTTGAAAAAAAATTCTGATTATTGGGGTAAACCTCCTTATCTTGACAAACTTGTTTTTAGGTCAATTCCAAATATTGCAATACGGTTTAAGGAATTTCAGAATGGAAAAATCCATGTAATGGATGGGATAAGTCCTGTTGATGTAAAAAGTATAGAACAATTACCTGAACGCAGATTATCAATGCAGCCTGGTTTAACCATAGGTTATCTGGCAATGAATACTCAAAAACCTCCTTTTGACAACCTTAAGGTAAGGCAGGCTGTTAATTATGCCATAAACAAGGAAAATCTGGTCAGGCTGACATATAAAGGGTTTGCATTAAAAGCAAAAAATCCCATTCCTCCTTCTTTATGGGGATATAATGACAATATAGATGATTATGAATACATGCCTGAAAAAGCCCGTGAACTTCTTAAAGAAGCAGGTTATGAAAAAGGTTTTAATACAACCCTTATGACAATGTCTGTATCACGTCCATACATGTCCCAGCCGGCCAAGGTTGCCAGGGCTATAAAGGGTAATCTGGCTGGTGTGGGTATTATGGCTGATATTGTTTATGAATATGACTGGAAGGAATATTTGAAAAAAGTTCAAAACGGAGAACATGAAATGTGCATGTATGGATGGATTGGCGATAATGGAGATCCTGATAATTTCTTTTATGTTCTTCTGGATAAAGACAATGCAGTTAAACCAGTGGCACAAAATCTGGCGTTTTTTAAAAATGAAGACCTTCACAAAATCCTTATCAAAGCCCAGCAGAGTTCAGACAGGCAGGAGCGCATTAATTTATATATGCAGGCCCAGGAAATAATTCATGACCAGGCTCCCTGGGTTCCCATAGCTCATAACCAGCAGATCGGGGCTTATCATAAAAATGTTCATGATCTTATCTTTCACCCGACAGGAATCATAAAATTTGATAAAGTATGGATGGAATAA
- a CDS encoding aldehyde ferredoxin oxidoreductase N-terminal domain-containing protein, translating into MPVNQYGWCGKILRVDLSTSEISELDTMKYADRFLGGRGIATCIYWESVMPETGALDPGNHLIFMTGPLGATGAQGASRFIAVGKSPMRMPEGFCYGNMGGFFGPYLKRAGYDGLIITGKSEKKVYLYIQDNKTSILSADNLWGKGVYQVRDAIKEIHGKNVRFITTGPAGENLCRSANIMTDNEGSATGGFGAVFGSKNLKAIAVTGSGSPLAADPERLKELNQETIYLNKKEPVYLPFNPEQVKRTGKSSCYQCGLDCMYRNAMKTASGKDMVRKCQSMFVYFPWTARTGESAETALNATGICNDLSLCTMEMYNIVHWISAGFQSGYLNHEQTGLDISKLGKIEFFETLANMIAHRQGFGDILANGLLRAGEILGDQAKELFSPEVSGVGDGATYSAREYMMNGLLYAFEPRQPIAMLHEISRLTGLWVMNQADPKSSPVTNDVFRGAAAKFWGHEKAWDLMTHEGKAHAAVKIMNRTYFKDSLLLCDSCWPLMVSWNTPDYTGYPDLESRTFSAVTGIEMDEAGLHKYGERIFNLERAILLREGRKPKTDDIIAEFNYTQPVQTVFMNPEVIIPGPGNQVLSRRGCTIEPKIFEQMRKEFYELRGWDTDTGIQKKETLERLDLCDLL; encoded by the coding sequence ATGCCAGTAAACCAATATGGATGGTGCGGGAAAATACTCAGGGTTGATCTTTCAACTTCCGAAATCTCAGAACTGGATACAATGAAATATGCAGATCGTTTCCTGGGAGGCAGGGGAATTGCGACTTGTATATACTGGGAATCAGTCATGCCTGAAACAGGAGCGCTTGATCCTGGAAATCATTTGATATTTATGACCGGCCCTTTAGGAGCCACAGGCGCACAAGGGGCTTCAAGATTTATTGCTGTGGGAAAATCCCCAATGCGGATGCCTGAAGGTTTCTGCTATGGAAACATGGGGGGATTTTTTGGTCCTTATTTAAAACGTGCAGGATATGACGGCCTGATTATTACAGGAAAATCTGAAAAAAAGGTTTATCTATATATTCAGGATAATAAAACATCCATACTCAGTGCCGACAATCTCTGGGGCAAAGGGGTTTACCAGGTACGTGATGCGATTAAAGAAATTCACGGAAAAAATGTGCGGTTTATTACCACAGGCCCTGCCGGAGAAAATCTTTGCAGAAGTGCAAATATCATGACAGATAATGAAGGCAGTGCTACCGGGGGGTTTGGCGCTGTTTTTGGTTCAAAGAATTTAAAAGCCATAGCTGTAACAGGTTCAGGCAGTCCCCTTGCTGCAGACCCTGAAAGATTAAAGGAACTTAATCAGGAAACCATTTATTTGAATAAAAAAGAGCCTGTTTATCTGCCTTTTAATCCCGAGCAGGTAAAGCGTACAGGCAAGTCATCATGTTATCAATGCGGGCTTGACTGCATGTACAGAAACGCCATGAAAACTGCGTCAGGCAAAGATATGGTAAGAAAATGCCAGTCCATGTTTGTATATTTTCCCTGGACAGCCCGAACAGGCGAATCTGCTGAAACTGCCCTTAATGCAACAGGAATCTGCAATGACCTTTCATTGTGTACTATGGAGATGTATAATATAGTTCACTGGATCAGTGCGGGTTTTCAATCAGGTTATCTAAATCATGAGCAAACAGGGCTTGATATATCAAAGCTGGGTAAAATAGAGTTTTTTGAAACCCTTGCAAATATGATTGCCCATCGTCAGGGTTTTGGCGATATCCTGGCAAACGGACTTTTGCGTGCAGGTGAAATACTTGGAGACCAGGCAAAAGAGCTGTTTTCTCCAGAAGTGTCAGGGGTAGGAGACGGGGCAACCTATTCTGCAAGGGAATATATGATGAACGGGCTTTTATATGCTTTTGAACCAAGACAGCCCATAGCCATGCTCCATGAAATCAGCCGTTTGACAGGCTTATGGGTTATGAATCAGGCAGACCCCAAATCCTCACCTGTAACAAACGATGTTTTCCGGGGTGCGGCTGCAAAATTCTGGGGACATGAAAAAGCCTGGGATCTCATGACCCATGAAGGCAAAGCCCATGCAGCAGTAAAGATAATGAACCGCACATATTTCAAAGACAGTCTTTTATTGTGTGATTCCTGCTGGCCCTTGATGGTTTCCTGGAATACGCCTGATTACACAGGTTATCCTGATCTTGAAAGCAGAACCTTTAGTGCAGTAACAGGTATTGAGATGGATGAAGCAGGTCTTCACAAATATGGGGAGCGAATATTCAATCTTGAAAGAGCTATACTTTTACGTGAAGGCAGGAAACCAAAAACAGATGATATTATTGCAGAATTTAATTACACACAGCCTGTTCAGACAGTATTTATGAATCCTGAAGTAATAATTCCAGGTCCTGGAAATCAGGTTTTAAGCAGGAGAGGCTGCACTATAGAACCCAAAATCTTTGAGCAGATGCGAAAAGAATTTTACGAACTGCGGGGATGGGATACAGATACAGGGATACAAAAAAAAGAAACACTTGAAAGGCTTGATCTATGCGATCTTTTATAG